ATATCATAgtattcaaaatccaaaaattgaaattcataatACATCCTGATTTCCCAATTAGCACAttcatttctttcaaaaaagtataactacaaaacaaaatattccCCTCCCCCCAAAATACATTCAATAGTCTTATCATGGACGTGGTGGCCTTCGTATTTTCATTTTTGGCCTCATCTTTCTAATTCCATAAGATGGTTGATTGGGCTGTTGTACTGTAGtgtttggtggtggtggtgctgcTAGTGGAGTGGGTGTTGCAGGTGGAGTGGGTACTACAGGTGGTTGACTTAGTGGTGGTTGATTTGGTGTGGGTTGAGTTGGTTGTGGTGTTGCAACTTCAGTGGGACGTTCTTCACAGCCATGGACAGGAAGTGTTGGACAATTGTTCTTGTTGTGTCCAAGTACACGACAAACTGAACATCTCTTTCTATGACCACCTGACCTCATTTGGGTGTTATCTTTCTTCAGTTCCCAAGCTTCCaaccttctcttcttctttggtCTCCCTGGCAGCCTTCTTTTAAGTGTTGGTAGGACATCAAGGAAGGTGGTTGTTTTCCAGAAAAGGTGACCATTGACAGGTAGAACTATGAAGTTGTATATCTTTTCATATGTTGTACGTCTGAACCAATGTGGAATGTAATCTTCTGCCTTTAAGCTGAGGAAGTTCATGGCAGCAATTGCATGACAACATGGGATCCCACTAATAAGTCATTTCCTACAGTTGCATTCCTCGCTTTCTATGTTCACAGTGAACTTGTCTCCAATTAGTGAGACATGTCTAACTTCAAACAATTTCTGACCTGACCAACTGCACCAGGAATAGGACGAAATTGAAAAGTTATAAACctaaattaggaccaaattgaaaaaacttAACTAATAGTAGGACCACATGAGTATACCTTGGTATCTAATACTTAGTTTTTCAGATTCTTTTGACAATTTGGTTCGTATCTTAGGGCAAATTTCACCCTCGTACTTATGCACCTTGGATCTGTTTCTGGACCAcctgtttataatatataaatgtatctCTTCCAACATTGAGATTATTGGCTTGGACCTTGCATCCACAATAACACTGTTGAAGGCTTCACTCATGTTGTTTACCAACGTGTCACAGTTGGCTTGCATGGTAAACCTAGACCTGGACCAATATTTGAAGAAACAAATTTGTTAGTTGATAAcacaaaatgtaattttatgtAACAGTGATATGGATGACTAACCTTGGTGGAATTGCATCAGAATCAATCCAACTTTCAACCTTAACCCTTTCATCATCACCTTTAGCCATATCATCCAGCCTAGTCTCAGCTTTTGGATTACCAATACATGTACCCACATCCTCaacttctacttcttcttcCAAATGCCCAATACCTTCATCCACATCATCAACTACAATTTCAGGAGCAGACCTTCTTAAACTATCAACCACTTCACCTTCCTCTGATCCAATTTCAGTCTCTTGGTTCATTGCATCTTCACGTGGAGCAGACCTTACTATAATCTCAGTTCCTACTACTTCAAATTCACTAACAGCATGGCTGCTTTCACCACTCTCTAAAGGTCTCCCAACATCTCCTTCAGGTTCCACTATATTATCCTATACTTGGGCTTCATCAACTCCATGCACAACAAACATGTGCACTTCACCATAATGCCTTGCGATATGAAGCATATTAAGTGCACCCCTGTCATCATCCAAGGGGTGCAACAACATCTCAACACAATAACACAACCCCTTTTTACTATGATAGCCCATTTCCTTAAGAGACCCTAATATTTCGAAATAACTCCATCGGTCAAGATCACATGACCAATCAGTAGTTTCCCCACTAACATACTTACACCACTCATTTTCGGCAAGGTGACCACGGTGGTTAgggatgttaaaaaaatttgtacctgcgggtatccgtggataaaacccgcaacgggtagaaaacgaatattaaaaatggatacccgctacccgcgggtacgagtattttttatacccacatgttaacggggcgggtacgtgTATCATAGTAATTgtacccatggatacccgtacccgctaaacttacaCCCATtaacattcttctctttcctttctttgaaattgggcatatacatcaaaccttatataaacaatgacgtttatggtatgcttgtagctaaatgatggaatcaaaataagaatatttgacacgtggcaattgaggtttattatttgtttattttgtttattttttagaatcaatcggagaaagtggatttgttgatcaaagcactaattaaagttgaccaaaactaggaccaaatgactatttaagccttcttttaatatttaaaggttAATATTTAAAGGTCTCGTTTAACAGTAATCACTTgatatagttttttaataattcttttttaatatattgtatattATATCTTATCCATCAAAGTGGCGTAGTGGAAGTGTGGTGGGCCCATAACCCATAGGTCCCAGGATCGAAACTTGGCTTTGATAAAATGTaaaatcttttgtttttgatattttgattaaGGCGATGTAGATATCTCTTccgaataaaaaaaaagaagttatttcattcttttttatttcgtttttcttttaagttttactTGTTTCTTCCCCATAAAATCTACATCGTgttaatcaaaatataaaaaaaaatatatataaaacatcttGATTTTGGTATTAACTATTTTGGCACTAAAATAATTACTTGTTCATCAAAGGGGCGCAGTGGAAGCGTGGTGGGCCCATAACCCACAGGTCCCAAGATTGAAACCTGGCTTTGATAAAATGCAACATTTGTGTAGTATTTTGATATGATATTGATTTTAGTGAAATCACACCTTGTGTTGATGTTTTCtaagaaaaagtaatttttaattcttttaatatttaaaggtCTCATTTAACATTAATCATTTGATATAGTTTTTTGGTAGCTTagacaataatttaattttatatattttttgtttatgaaaggtttaattttgatatatctATTTGATGTAGATCTTAATCTTATGTATACttagtttatttcaattttattggcAACAAAGATATGAAACAATAAAACAAGATTATCGTTGCAATATTAATAGGTTGTTTTTACTTTTAAGATTTTCTTATGTGGGTTAGACCACCAATTCGTGTGCCAGTCATTATACAAAACGAGCCAAAATCATAATTCTTATGCAGAATGGGCTAGCTCAACTCACTTTTTATGGGCCAAATGTTAACAGGCCAACAGAAGACAACAACCTGTATTACCATGCCTATGTATCTATGATGTACGGGCCAAAATCGTGTTGATGTtttcaataagaaaaaaaattcttatttctttaaatatttaaaggtCTCATTTAACATTAATCACTTGATACCGTTTTTTAGTagcttaaacaataattatttttatatttttttttgtttatgaaaggtttaattttgatatatctAATTGATGTAAATCTTAATGTTATGTTTACttagtttatttcaattttattggcAACGAAGatatgaaacaataaaaaaagattattggtgcaatattaataaattgtttttatttttaagattttcttACGTGGTTAGACCACAAATTTGTGTGCCAATCATTATACGAAACGGGCCAAAAGTGCAATTCTTATGTAGAACGAGCCAACTCAACTCACTTTTTGCGGGTCAAATGTTAACGGACCAACACAAGACAACCAACCTATATTACCAtgcatattgaaaaatatacaaaaattctttaaaatatgataaatatatgattgttattgtgtgaatttaaactaaaatcatATGTATTAAATGTTGTcaaactaaataattagaaattattatcatcatactacttctttataaattaaatattttatttaaaaataccgATAAAGTACTTATTGTATCAAACACAAATACGTGTCAGATACAAATACATGATGCAAATTGAAATATTGATACATAATACTTGAAACATAATAACTAccgaattaataaaaaaataagaaaaaaaaaagtgcataCAAATAATAGGTTTTTGGGCAAATGTGGTCCGTCCCGTATTCATTATGGCCACAGGCCCGTGGGCTAACCCACATTTATGCTACatcatgaatttaaaaaaattttggtgCATCATGCATTTAATTGTGGCCCAATTTAACACTTTTCAATCTAGTACACATGAATCCaatggttaaatttaaaagtttttttattcaatgcATCACGAatcaaaataatgtatttttaaaataaaactttaaatgaaaaaaaaagaaaaacatattcaatTTATGCTAATGTCCactttaaaaaaacttattcattaaatttttatttgaaaataaaaatattgtggaCCAACAAACAAGCCCAAGCCCGCCCCCTGCCCCGTCGGAGGCCCGAGCCGCGGGTTATGGGTCTAAGCTCTCCATTAGTCAATGGTGTTGTAATATAATTAAGCAAGTGTGTTCACCCCTGCATGCTTATGTTATATCTTGCTTTGCGCGagtatatataaaagtttaatcagtgatttagttatttaatttgttaatttagtttatttttgttcttttattattttttggtaatttagttatttatttttttaaaaagattcaatttgatctttttattatcttttattcatattattttatctaagTCTAAAAAGTTTGAGTATTTAAGtagaatgtaaaaaataaaataattttagtatttaggttgaataatttgatgtataaattataaaaaaattattttaacatgtatacataaattgtaattaagcataattattaatttattctcaaatcagaaaagacaaaattagatcatttaaaaaaaagatcaaattgaataaaaaaataataagagggactaaattaaattcttttaaaaatttactgaattaaattgaaccaaaaaataataagaaaatcaaaatgaaccCAACTAACAAATTAGAaactaaatcactaattaaGTTTAGATCAAACTATAAGCCTACACATCttaaataatgagaaaaattaacttacaacatgaaaaataattatttaagagaaaaatcattatccaaaattgaaaatataattataagtatttaagattaataaatgatgctactaaaaaataataatattttttcttaaaatcttcTAAAGTCAATATTGTAAACAAATAATAGgactcaaatatttaaaatgtaaactaagaaaatatttttctttgcgGATTGATGgggtttttttgtttttcaaccaTGGATCGCATCTCATTGTATCCGGCTGTCTTTACGGACTATGAACGTTGGGTGAAGCAAGCAAACTAGGAAGCTCCAATACCCTCGTTTTCTATACAATCATTCGAGTCAAGTTAACAACTTTAGGTTTGAAACAAGGATGTATTCTAAGTATTGtatggaggaagaagaagaagataaaaaaaaatgaaaaggagggaaaagaaaaatcagATTGTGacatttatcaataaattttgctGACAGCCAGAATTTCTCAATAAATATTCTTGTGTAAAAATATTCATCAGCGATTAACAATGgtttaaatattacatttttcatTAATCTAATTTCAAtatagtatttatttaaaaaaaatattttcatcattatATCACTATATCAttatatgaaaatcattaaacaacaattaatttttagatatcaaaataattaattactatattaaCTATGTTAGATaccatttaataaattaaaaattgttaatctATAAAATACTCTGTTATAAACAAGTGAAAATATATACATTACGCACGTGTatatccttttttattttaaataattaatttaatttttaaaaaataattgaatttaaataaattgtgatttaaagaaataaaattataaaataattattttaatttaaaaattagtgaaatttaaatcaacaatcaattaaaggataaaaatgaaaatgtaattattttagtttaaaataacgTTTACaggtaaaatttaaaagaaaagtgtACATGAAAAAATAATCTTCAGTTTAAAATAACGTTTACaggtaaaatttaaaagaaaagtgtACATGAAAAGATAATCTTCAGGTATATATAACAAATTGTAATTAGTTTGTGAACCAGAATCTAAACTGTTTTCTAAACTAAGTTACTaagattttagtttttaattctaaatttgaGATTAATTTAGATGTTAATTGTTTGTAACTAACATTAGAGACTAATGTAGACTCAAATTcctgttataattttttttaaaattattttagatgtaaataatttttagtttataaaattgtatctaaattaattaatatagtgattaattattttagtctttaaaattaattattatttaataatttccTTCTGctgcatatttattttaaaaaatgtgttactaaattattttaatttgatagtGTATATTTCTTTGTTCATTAATTATCCTTTTCATGGAGCATTATTTTTAGTCTTCTACATAATGCTAAAAACAAATTTAGTTAcacttctaaaatatttattttggcTGTAGTTTCTTATggatctatatttttttatgaattatgattataattattaaaagattgtggatatatatatatatatatatatatatatatatatataaaatatttgatactatttataattctaaaattttaaaataataatgttattgatatttatttttatataatatataattttgtctattatattcatataaaaaattttcacataaaaaaacaaagagaaaacaAACATGTTGTCTCGATGGATATCATGAGAAGCGTCGTTAAAACATTAAACGAATTATCACTAACTTAGTAAATGCAAAATCAAAGTGGTTTCAGTGTGTAACAATGAGGggaataaaacaataacatggAATGCTAAATATAGGTTATACGATGATGATGTTTCAAATTCAAACCACACGCTGTAACCGATTCAATTCATTCGATTACGATTCTTGCTCCCCACCTCCCATACACAAAGtatgaaaaggaagaaaaaattgTTCCCAAGTTGTCAtaatacaaaaaagaaagaaatcagTATACTTCATcatctcctcctcctccttctccttcacCTTCACCTTCTTGCCTGGTTTGGAATCTCCGACCAGGTGAGTCTTTGATTGCTTGAATCTCCAAGGAGGTAGGAAGAATGTGTTAATTTGACAGCATTTGCATCACCTTAGTACAAATTAAATCAGAAGCTACTTTGTTCGTTTTGGCGTACAGGAAAAAAGTTTCCATCTTTTGGAATATGTTACATATACCTATCTTCGTAATATAATCATTAAGCTTTTTCCTGTACTGCCtctggatttttctttttctttatccttCTTCAAGTATGCGTTTCCGTGCAAAAAGTCTCTTGTTTCTCGTCTGTGTTCTTGTTTTGTTGAAAGGCATTCGTGGGGCATGGAAGGAGGAGACAGGGTCTTTGATCTTGGGTTGTGGATTGGATGAAGGAGGTGCCGAAGATGCTGATGGAAGAAGATGGAGTTCTGATAAAAAGTTCTTGGCGACAAAAGGTGATTCAATCACATCCAAAGCCTCTTTCCAAGACCCTTCTCTTACGTCTGAGATTCCATACATGTCAGCACGCATTTTCAAATCTGAGACAACATACAAATTCCCCGTTGAACCTGACAAGCGTTATTGGCTCAGGCTCCATTTTTACCCCTCTCTTTATGCCAGTTTTGATACCAATGAGGCATATTTCTCCGTGGATGCAAATGGGGTTACCCTCCTCACCAATTTCAGCGCCTCAGTGACTTGTGAGGCCCTCTCACTAGCTTACATTGACAGAGAGTATTCCCTTTCTCCTCTGAGTTCAGATACCTTGACTCTCACTTTCAGGCCTTCTGATAAATACAGCGGTACATTCGCTTTTGTTAATGGCATTCAGCTTATCCAAATGCCCGATTTGTTTGAATCTGCACCAATGATAGGGTTTGATGACCAAACCATGGATATGACAACTATGAATCTTCAAACCATGTTTAGACTAAATGTCGGGGGCAGTTCATATCTCCAGTCCAAGATTCGGGACTCACAAGGATGTGGTATGATGACACACCTTATATTTATGGGGCAGCCACCGGTGTGACCAACAAAGCTGAGAAGAATGTCACAATCAACTATCAGAGCATGGCAGAGTATATTGCTCCTGTTGATGTCTATTCCACATATAGATCAATGGGGGGAGATAAAAATCTCAACATGGGCTACAATCTCACTTGGATGTTCCATGTTGATACCAATGCCATGTACCTAGTAAGGTTGCATTTCTGTGATTTCTACTTCTCCAAGATCAATGAGATTGCGTTCAAAATCTTTGTGAACAACCAAACGGCACAAGCTCAAGCCGATGTGATTGGTTGGACAGGAGGCATAGGAGTGCCAACTTATAAGGACTATGTGATATATGTTGAAGGTGGAAAGAGTAATGAGTTGCTGTGGCTCGCACTTCACCCTGACCCTGAGACAAAGCCTGAGTTCTACGATGCCATACTCAATGGAGTGGAGATATTCAAGATCAATGAGACAGACTTATCTGCTCCCAATCCTCTGATTTCAGACTTGCTACTCAAACAGCACCAGGAGGAGGAAGCAGGTTTCTTCGTCCACAAAACAAGTCATCATACTGTTATCGGTGGAGCTGCAGGAGGTGCTGCTGGTTTTGCTTTTATGGCTGTGTTGTGTGTTGCTGTGTAcaacaagaagaagaaagaacCAGGGTCAGAGGGTCAAACTGGCTGGCTTCCAATCTATTTAAGCTCAAACGGTAGCAAAATCAGCAAGTCTGGAAAGAGCGCGTGCAGTTCCACCTTGTCTGCCATGTCTCAAGGTCTTTGCCGATATTTCTCCTTGCAAGAGATAACGCAAGCAACCCAGAATTTTGATGAGTCTAACGTCATTGGGGTTGGTGGATTTGGAAAGGTTTACAAGGGTGTCATTGATAATGGAGTGAAGGTGGCAATCAAGAGGTCCAACCCACAGTCAGAACAAGGAGTTAATGAATTTCAAACGGAAATTGAGATGCTTTCCAAGCTGAGACACAAGCATTTGGTGTCCCTGATTGGTTTCTGCGAGGAACATAATGAGATGTGTTTGGTTTATGACTACATGGCTCTTGGCACCATGAGAGAGCATCTTTATAAGGGCAACAAACCTATGGCTACTCTGTCATGGAAGCAAAGGTTGGAGATTTGCATTGGAGCTGCAAAAGGGCTTCACTACCTTCACACTGGGGCAAAGTACACCATCATTCACAGAGATGTCAAAACAACAAACATTCTCCTGGATGAAAACTGGAATGCCAAGGTTTCAGATTTTGGCTTGTCAAAAACTGGTCCAAATATGAACACTGGTCATGTTAGCACTGTGGTGAAGGGTAGTTTTGGGTACTTGGATCCTGAATACTTCAGGAGGCAACAGTTGACTGAAAAATCTGATGTTTACTCATTTGGGGTTGTTCTGTTTGAAGCCCTGTGTGCCAGGCCTGTTCTCAATCCTAACCTTTCAAAGGAACAGGTTAGTCTTGCTGAATGGGCATTGCTTTGCAAGAAAAAAGGAACTCTGGAGGATATCATTGATCCTTCTCTCAAGGGAAATATCAATCcagaaagcttgaaaaagttTGCAGACACGGCTGAGAAGTGTTTGTCCGATCATGGAGCTGCTCGTCCCTCCATGAATGATCTATTGTGGAATCTTGAATTTGCTCTCAATCTGCAAGAAAATGTCAATGGTGAGGGTGGTGCAACTAATTCTGCCCCTGCTGAGAAAAGTGAGTTCGAAGATATAATCTTGGCAGAAAAGGAGAGAGCACGCCTCTATAAAAACCTGAGCCTTGAAAGTGATATTGACATTAACAACGATTTGACAGACAATCACCAAGACTTCTCACAACTTGTCAGTCCGAAAGGACGATGAAAACCACTGTGATCTGTGTATACATAAGCTTCTGTTGCTGCAGAGGAAACAATTTCGAGCATTCATGGAATTCAAGCACACCAAACCGGCTATTTTGAAGTATTCGTGGGGCTTCTAATTTCTACTCTTTCCTGCTCGCTATCAtgattctttttatatttatcaacattaattactttatacCCTTGCTGTCACCTTGTATGAACAAGCGCTCGAATTACTTGTTGCCTGTCATATATTATTGAGACTCTGATTCTTTACTAGCATTGTACAAAACCACACCTATCCTTTTCTAGCCTTTTAtcactatttttgtttttgtttgtcaAGTTCGAGTTTATTTTTAGTGCGTGAGAAAATGCTGTCCAAAATATAGAAAGAGATGTTTAGTAGAAATGTAAACTGTACTGTTCTTAATTTTGAAGGCTAAAGTTGCATCCAATACTGTTCCAACTATTCAAATTCTGGCTTTCTTAAACCTGCatttagaaagataaaaaaattatattccgGTCCGATGAGATAGGGGATTGACAAATTACAATCATTCAGGGACAATTTTATTCATTCCATTGAAATAACAACTTCACTATCTCTTTCTTCAGAAGAGATGCAGAAACTACAATTCTGTTTCGTTTCATATCATCATCATGTGGCTGTTGAGGGAGATCAGGACCCTCTTCCCCCAAAGGAGAGATCAAATTTCCAGTCTTATCTCCCAGTGAGAACCGGCGATGCTATCTGGGGTATTCCTTTGCATGGATATATATGAAATGAATTTTCTGTTACCAGAAGAGAGACCTTCACGAGCACAGTGGACTACTTGGTAAGTTCGTATGCTTGGCCTTCATTCATCTTTTCTTCTGACCCCAAACCAGGGAATTGTCCAATATCATGACCTTCCAGTGGTTGAAACTCATGATTTAAACCAACAGCAAACTCTTCAGCGTTAGTTCCGGGGCTTTGGAAATAGTCTGCAATCTGCGTTAAAAGGGTTCAACCCaatttcaaatgaaataaaaaattaagcaCATCACTGTAGAGTAAAATTGAATTACTAAGATGTCTAATTAACAGTAAAAAATGTGTAGGCAAATGACAATGTTCAAAGTGAAAGTGCTATGTATATGTACATGGTTCGCTAGAGCAATTCCACTTAAGACAGCTGCCTCTATATTAGAACCTAGCAGCCAATCACCACATATCCCAGCCCTTCCAAAGGGATCAAAGATGCAAGGAACTCCAGGTGTATTAGTTGGAAGAGCTGCACCCCTGCAAATCTCAGAATTacataattttcaataaattaaatttacaagCAATTTTCAAGAGCAACCGATATGATATTTTAGATACCTGGAGATTATTAGATATTATATCCCACCAAGCCGTGGCTTAGAACAACATCACAGAAGCAATGCTATTGAGGGTGCACACATG
This portion of the Vigna unguiculata cultivar IT97K-499-35 chromosome 6, ASM411807v1, whole genome shotgun sequence genome encodes:
- the LOC114188883 gene encoding LOW QUALITY PROTEIN: receptor-like protein kinase ANXUR1 (The sequence of the model RefSeq protein was modified relative to this genomic sequence to represent the inferred CDS: inserted 1 base in 1 codon), coding for MRFRAKSLLFLVCVLVLLKGIRGAWKEETGSLILGCGLDEGGAEDADGRRWSSDKKFLATKGDSITSKASFQDPSLTSEIPYMSARIFKSETTYKFPVEPDKRYWLRLHFYPSLYASFDTNEAYFSVDANGVTLLTNFSASVTCEALSLAYIDREYSLSPLSSDTLTLTFRPSDKYSGTFAFVNGIQLIQMPDLFESAPMIGFDDQTMDMTTMNLQTMFRLNVGGSXISPVQDSGLTRMWYDDTPYIYGAATGVTNKAEKNVTINYQSMAEYIAPVDVYSTYRSMGGDKNLNMGYNLTWMFHVDTNAMYLVRLHFCDFYFSKINEIAFKIFVNNQTAQAQADVIGWTGGIGVPTYKDYVIYVEGGKSNELLWLALHPDPETKPEFYDAILNGVEIFKINETDLSAPNPLISDLLLKQHQEEEAGFFVHKTSHHTVIGGAAGGAAGFAFMAVLCVAVYNKKKKEPGSEGQTGWLPIYLSSNGSKISKSGKSACSSTLSAMSQGLCRYFSLQEITQATQNFDESNVIGVGGFGKVYKGVIDNGVKVAIKRSNPQSEQGVNEFQTEIEMLSKLRHKHLVSLIGFCEEHNEMCLVYDYMALGTMREHLYKGNKPMATLSWKQRLEICIGAAKGLHYLHTGAKYTIIHRDVKTTNILLDENWNAKVSDFGLSKTGPNMNTGHVSTVVKGSFGYLDPEYFRRQQLTEKSDVYSFGVVLFEALCARPVLNPNLSKEQVSLAEWALLCKKKGTLEDIIDPSLKGNINPESLKKFADTAEKCLSDHGAARPSMNDLLWNLEFALNLQENVNGEGGATNSAPAEKSEFEDIILAEKERARLYKNLSLESDIDINNDLTDNHQDFSQLVSPKGR